The Staphylococcus sp. KG4-3 genome has a window encoding:
- a CDS encoding MFS transporter: MDYEKDFDKSSINKVDSKTAKKTVFATGIGNAMEWFDFGLYSYLAVILGQNFFSSVENDQLKMVFTFATFAIAFLLRPVGGIIFGMIGDKYGRKVVLTTTIIMMAFSTLLIGILPTYDQIGVWAPILLLLGRVLQGFSTGGEYAGAMVYIAESSPDRKRNTLGSGLEIGTLSGYIAASVLSGLLFFFLNDDQMASWGWRIPFILGLFLGIFGFYLRRKLEESPVYENELADKPKRDNIGFLTIIRYYYKDIIVCFVAVAFFNCTNYMVTSYMPSYLQQIVKLDGTTVSVLITVVMAVMIPLALMFGRLADRIGEKNVFLIGLVGTAVLSIAAFSLFQTTSIIFIIVGIFILGFFLSTYEGTMPGSLPTMFYTHIRYRTLAVTFNVSVSLFGGTTPLIATSLVAKTGDPLSPAYYLTAVSIVGIIVISLLHVSTAGKSLKGSYPNVESDEEYEYYKDNPDKALWWAKDKRV, translated from the coding sequence ATGGATTATGAAAAGGATTTTGATAAAAGTAGTATAAATAAGGTTGATTCCAAAACTGCTAAAAAAACTGTGTTTGCCACAGGTATCGGAAACGCAATGGAATGGTTTGACTTTGGTTTATATTCTTATTTAGCGGTGATACTCGGACAAAATTTCTTCAGTTCGGTAGAAAATGATCAACTCAAAATGGTTTTTACGTTTGCAACATTTGCAATCGCGTTCTTACTTAGACCAGTCGGTGGTATTATTTTTGGTATGATCGGAGATAAATACGGTAGGAAAGTAGTATTAACAACAACCATTATTATGATGGCATTCTCGACGCTACTCATAGGTATATTACCTACATATGATCAAATTGGTGTTTGGGCCCCAATATTACTCTTATTAGGTAGAGTGTTACAAGGATTTTCAACAGGTGGAGAATATGCAGGTGCAATGGTATATATAGCAGAATCTTCCCCAGATAGAAAACGAAATACACTTGGTTCTGGACTTGAAATTGGTACATTATCAGGTTATATTGCTGCATCAGTATTAAGTGGATTATTGTTCTTCTTTTTAAATGATGATCAAATGGCTTCGTGGGGTTGGAGAATTCCATTTATCTTAGGCTTATTCTTAGGTATCTTTGGTTTTTATTTAAGAAGAAAACTAGAAGAATCGCCAGTATACGAAAATGAACTTGCAGATAAACCGAAAAGAGATAACATTGGTTTCTTAACTATTATTAGATATTATTATAAAGATATTATTGTATGTTTTGTTGCAGTTGCATTCTTTAACTGTACAAATTATATGGTAACTTCATACATGCCATCATATTTACAACAAATTGTTAAATTAGATGGCACAACAGTATCTGTCTTAATCACTGTTGTTATGGCAGTAATGATTCCATTAGCATTAATGTTTGGTCGACTTGCTGATAGAATTGGTGAGAAAAATGTATTTTTAATTGGTTTGGTTGGTACTGCAGTGTTAAGTATTGCTGCTTTTTCACTTTTCCAAACAACGTCAATTATTTTCATTATCGTTGGTATCTTTATCTTAGGTTTTTTCTTATCGACATACGAAGGAACTATGCCAGGTTCGTTACCAACTATGTTTTATACACATATTAGATATAGAACTTTAGCTGTAACTTTTAATGTATCAGTATCTTTATTTGGTGGTACGACTCCATTAATCGCGACTTCACTGGTAGCGAAAACAGGTGACCCATTATCTCCGGCTTATTATTTAACAGCCGTGAGTATTGTAGGTATTATCGTTATTTCGTTGTTACATGTAAGTACAGCAGGAAAATCACTTAAAGGTTCATATCCTAATGTCGAAAGCGATGAAGAGTATGAGTACTATAAAGATAATCCTGATAAAGCATTGTGGTGGGCGAAAGATAAACGCGTGTAA
- a CDS encoding NADP-dependent malic enzyme, with product MTITNYKAESIELHKKYTGKLEINSKVDVNTQEDLSTVYTPGVSEVCNVIAEDEEKVNTLTSRGNMIGIVSDGTAVLGLGDIGPKAAIPVMEGKSILFKKFADLDAFPICLDTKDTEEIINIIKALQPNFAGINLEDIAAPRCFEIEKRLKEELDIPVFHDDQHGTAIVVLAALINALKVVEKEDYEVQIVINGAGSAGIAIAQLLLSAGYKDIVLLSIEGVVCQGEEWMNDAQKAIAEVTNLTQKRGDLDNVIQEADVFIGVSAPNVLNESHVKAMSDQPIIFALANPIPEIFPEEAIAAGAAVVGTGRSDYPNQINNLLAFPGIFRGILNARKQDITTEMKVAAAQGIANVIAESELSKDYVIPHALNSEVVTTVANAVEKSALETVHK from the coding sequence ATGACTATAACAAACTATAAAGCTGAATCTATAGAGCTTCATAAAAAATATACAGGAAAATTGGAAATTAATAGTAAAGTAGATGTAAATACGCAAGAAGATTTAAGTACAGTATACACACCTGGTGTTTCAGAAGTGTGTAATGTAATTGCTGAAGATGAAGAAAAGGTGAATACATTGACGTCTAGAGGTAATATGATTGGTATTGTTTCAGACGGGACAGCGGTGTTAGGGTTAGGTGATATTGGACCTAAAGCTGCGATACCGGTCATGGAAGGAAAGAGTATATTATTCAAAAAGTTTGCAGATTTAGATGCATTTCCTATTTGCTTGGATACTAAAGATACTGAAGAAATTATTAATATTATAAAAGCACTTCAACCTAATTTTGCAGGAATAAATTTAGAAGATATTGCAGCACCTCGTTGTTTTGAAATTGAAAAAAGATTAAAAGAAGAATTAGACATTCCTGTGTTTCATGACGATCAACATGGAACGGCTATTGTTGTGCTTGCCGCATTAATTAACGCATTAAAAGTTGTAGAAAAAGAAGATTATGAAGTACAAATAGTGATTAATGGTGCAGGGTCAGCAGGTATTGCAATTGCTCAATTATTATTAAGTGCTGGATATAAAGATATCGTATTATTAAGTATTGAAGGTGTAGTTTGTCAAGGCGAGGAATGGATGAATGATGCACAAAAAGCCATTGCTGAAGTGACTAATTTAACACAAAAACGAGGTGATTTAGATAATGTGATTCAAGAGGCAGATGTGTTTATAGGTGTTTCAGCACCTAATGTTTTAAATGAAAGTCACGTTAAAGCGATGAGCGATCAGCCAATTATCTTTGCATTAGCTAATCCAATACCTGAAATCTTTCCAGAGGAAGCAATTGCTGCAGGAGCTGCTGTTGTAGGAACTGGGCGTTCTGATTATCCAAATCAAATTAATAATTTACTAGCGTTCCCAGGTATCTTTAGAGGCATTTTAAATGCGCGTAAGCAAGATATTACGACTGAAATGAAAGTAGCTGCTGCACAAGGTATTGCAAATGTTATTGCTGAAAGTGAATTAAGTAAAGACTATGTAATTCCACACGCATTAAATTCAGAAGTAGTAACAACGGTAGCCAATGCAGTTGAAAAATCAGCTTTGGAAACAGTCCATAAATAA
- a CDS encoding thiolase family protein produces MNEAVIVAAKRTPFGKYGGKLKHLEPEVLLKPLFEHFNEQYTHIMSEIDDVILGNVVGNGGNIARKSLLEAGLNQNIPGLTLDRQCGSGLEAVIQACRMIQAGAGSIYIAGGVESTSRAPWKIKRPQSVYDTQLPEFFERASFAPDSQDPSMIQAAEHVAQTYNISRKDQDAFAWKSHSKTIMAYKQKHINQEIVPLEVKGEIFNRDESIKEKMNERTLNRLKPLLTEGTVTAGNCCMKNDGAVVLLVMNKATAEAYGLQEGLIFKDGITIGIDPTILGIGPVPAVSTLLKRNKYTIDELDAIELNEAFASQVLASQRELGIPLDKLNIYGGAIAAGHPYGASGAALVTRLFYMKDYHRTIATMGIGGGMGNAALFERWS; encoded by the coding sequence ATGAATGAAGCAGTTATAGTCGCAGCGAAACGAACTCCATTTGGTAAATATGGTGGGAAATTAAAACATTTAGAACCAGAAGTATTATTAAAACCATTATTTGAGCATTTTAATGAACAATATACACATATAATGTCAGAAATTGATGATGTTATTTTAGGTAATGTGGTAGGAAACGGCGGCAATATTGCTAGAAAATCTTTGCTAGAAGCTGGATTGAATCAAAATATTCCAGGACTTACATTAGATAGGCAATGTGGTTCTGGGTTAGAAGCGGTGATACAGGCCTGTAGAATGATTCAAGCTGGCGCAGGTTCCATATATATTGCTGGTGGTGTAGAAAGTACAAGTAGAGCGCCATGGAAGATTAAAAGGCCACAGTCTGTATATGATACACAGTTACCTGAATTTTTTGAACGCGCCTCTTTTGCACCAGATAGCCAAGATCCATCTATGATTCAAGCTGCGGAACATGTAGCGCAAACATATAATATTTCAAGAAAAGATCAAGATGCATTTGCATGGAAAAGTCACAGCAAGACAATTATGGCTTATAAACAAAAGCATATTAATCAAGAAATTGTTCCGTTGGAAGTAAAAGGTGAAATTTTTAACAGAGATGAAAGTATTAAAGAAAAAATGAATGAACGCACATTAAATCGTTTGAAACCATTGTTAACTGAAGGGACAGTCACTGCAGGAAATTGTTGTATGAAGAACGATGGTGCAGTCGTATTATTAGTTATGAATAAAGCAACGGCAGAAGCTTATGGTTTACAAGAAGGTTTAATTTTTAAAGATGGCATTACAATAGGAATAGATCCTACTATACTCGGTATTGGTCCTGTGCCTGCAGTAAGCACACTACTTAAGAGAAATAAATATACAATAGATGAATTAGACGCTATAGAATTAAATGAAGCATTTGCATCTCAAGTATTAGCAAGTCAAAGAGAGCTAGGTATACCACTAGATAAATTGAATATATATGGTGGCGCAATTGCTGCAGGACACCCATATGGCGCAAGTGGCGCAGCGTTGGTCACACGCTTGTTTTATATGAAAGATTACCATAGAACTATTGCAACTATGGGGATTGGAGGTGGCATGGGGAATGCAGCATTATTTGAACGATGGTCATGA
- a CDS encoding AMP-binding protein translates to MQLLKNIERHAQYQPYECALQFDAELISYKTLQERIVEIVEQLHDIPENQCVALTMNNPMSTVLYYLALIKKGCIPCVMDFRWTHEQVNKLVEKYGIAYLINNDLKVILFEQIEQNTTEIEGILHIGFTSGTTGLPKAYYRNELSWLYSYEETEKLMKNEIDTMIAPGPLSHSLSLFVCVFALYSGRKFIGQQQFNAQVLMNIMKTDKAIKHCALFVVPTMLDNCVTWDSTVQQIRYIFTTGDKLQPSLRDSVAMHFPNATLIEFFGTSEASFISYNYNNDAPNHSVGKLFPNVTIDLEQVDEHGIGKLKVKSNMVFSGYIGNPIPNDYWIEIGDFASLNSEGYLYLHGRQHDRMIIGGRNVYPSEIEHFAQNFKEFNEVLVISEPHSKFGEIAVLLYTGKRQVKYREFKYFLTRYLARYQVPSKLVKVSEMHYTQSGKIARKYMRSLYLKGELK, encoded by the coding sequence ATGCAATTATTAAAAAATATTGAAAGGCACGCGCAATATCAACCGTACGAGTGTGCACTTCAATTTGATGCAGAACTTATAAGTTATAAAACATTGCAAGAACGCATAGTAGAGATTGTAGAACAATTACATGATATTCCTGAAAATCAATGTGTTGCACTTACGATGAACAACCCAATGTCTACAGTATTGTATTATTTGGCTTTAATCAAAAAAGGATGCATACCTTGTGTTATGGATTTTCGATGGACTCATGAGCAAGTAAACAAACTAGTAGAAAAATACGGTATTGCATATCTTATAAACAATGATTTAAAAGTCATATTATTTGAACAAATAGAACAAAATACCACAGAGATAGAAGGTATATTACATATTGGTTTTACTTCTGGAACGACAGGACTACCTAAAGCATATTATAGAAATGAGTTATCATGGCTATATTCATATGAAGAAACTGAAAAATTAATGAAAAATGAAATAGATACGATGATTGCGCCAGGACCACTCTCACACTCTTTATCTTTATTTGTGTGTGTGTTTGCTTTGTATAGTGGTCGTAAATTTATCGGGCAGCAACAATTTAATGCTCAAGTATTAATGAATATAATGAAAACAGACAAAGCAATAAAGCATTGTGCTTTATTTGTAGTTCCTACAATGTTAGATAATTGTGTTACCTGGGACAGTACTGTTCAACAAATTAGATATATTTTTACGACTGGAGATAAATTGCAACCTAGTTTACGAGATAGTGTAGCAATGCATTTTCCTAATGCTACATTAATAGAGTTCTTTGGAACTTCGGAGGCAAGTTTTATTAGTTATAACTATAATAATGATGCGCCTAACCATTCTGTAGGAAAACTGTTTCCTAATGTTACAATCGATCTTGAACAAGTTGATGAACATGGTATTGGTAAATTAAAAGTTAAGAGCAATATGGTTTTTAGTGGATATATTGGGAACCCAATTCCAAATGATTACTGGATAGAAATTGGTGATTTTGCATCATTAAATTCAGAAGGATACTTATATTTACATGGACGCCAACATGATCGAATGATTATTGGAGGACGAAATGTTTACCCAAGTGAAATAGAACATTTTGCTCAAAATTTTAAAGAATTCAATGAAGTATTAGTCATTAGTGAGCCTCATTCAAAATTTGGCGAGATCGCTGTATTGCTTTATACAGGTAAGCGCCAAGTGAAGTATCGTGAGTTTAAATATTTTTTAACTCGATATTTGGCTCGTTATCAGGTGCCATCGAAGTTGGTGAAAGTAAGTGAAATGCATTATACACAAAGTGGTAAAATTGCACGCAAATATATGAGAAGTCTTTATTTAAAGGGTGAGTTAAAATAA